The DNA segment CGCGGCGAGAGCTGCGGCAGCGCGGCGCTCGCTCGACTTGCCGCACCTGCCGCACCCGTCGTACCGCGCTGCATGCCGTCGAGCCGCGCGAAGAACGCGCGCCGGAGCATCGTCTGCACCTCGAACGCGAGCTCGTAGCTGTGCAGGACGATCTGGTCGGCGGTCCACGCGGTGAGCGCCCCCGTCATGCGGACCTCGTCGCCGTGCCGGACGGCGTCCACGTAGCCGTCGACGAACGCGTCCATGTAGCGCTCGTTCCACTGCTCCGACGGCAGCGAGATCTGGGCGCCGAGCGTGCTCCGGGTCAGCGGGTCGATGGCGAGCGCCGAGGCGGCCGCGCCGGTCTCCGCGAGCGCCGCCTCGACGTTCCTCTGCAGCGCCCTGCCCGCGAGCGAGCTCTCGTCCCAGAGGCTCTCGATCTGCGCGAGGGCGCGCGCCCCTACCGCGACCTCCCGGCACTGCTCCTCGAAATCCTCCAGATCCTCGTCGCCCTCGGCGAACTGGTCGATCGCCATGTACGCGATGTGTTCGAAGCGCCGGTCCCAGAGCGCCGTCACGGCGTCGTCGTCCTCGCCCATGCCGAAGCTCTGGTCGCGGAGCAGGATGGCGGCGAAATCGCGGAGCTCGGCCTCGGTGATGCCGGCCTTGATCTGGATCTTCCGGATGCCGTCGGCGAAGAGCTGGTAGGGGATGCGATCGAACGGGGGCCTGTCGGGCTGCCAGATCGGCTGGCCGCCCGAGGTGAACGCGCTCGGGGTGACCTCCCAGCGTACGCCGAGGGGGTTCTGCGAGAGCGTCCGCGTGATCTCGTCGAAAGCGAAGTGGATGCCCTTGTTCACGTGGGGGTGGTTCCACCCGTACTGGCGGATGTTGCTGAGCACGAGCGCGAGCTGCTTCCAGACGCCGACGAGCCGCTGGCAGGTCTGCTCGACGAGCGCGATCGACGGCGGATCCTGGTCCTCGTCGATGGTGTCGTTGCCGCGGACGAGCACGCGCGGCGCCTTCTTCTCGCGCGAGGGCGTCAGCTGGCCGGCGGCGTGCGCGGCCGTCAGCCGGCGGAGCTCGCCGCGCATCGCGGCGGCGCTCTGGAAGCGGCCCCCGCGCTCGAAGGCGAGCGCCTTGTCGACGAACGCCACGATCTCGACAGGCAGGTCGGGGACCTCGGTCGCGATCGACGGCGCGGTCTGCGTCGCCGCGAGGAAATACGACTCGGACTCGCTCCGGCCGCGGTTGAGCCGCTTGCCCGAAAGGAGGGTGAACAGGCTCGCGCCGACCGACCAGAGGTCGGACCGGCCGTCGATGCCTGACACGCCCATCGCCTGCTCGGGCGACATGAAGGCCGGCGTGCCGAACGTGAGCCCCGCGCGCGTGGCCTGCCGCTCGGGATCGCGCATCCGGGCGATGCCGAAGTCGAGGACCTTCACGTGGCCGGCGCTCGTGACGAAGATGTTCGCCGGCTTGATGTCGCGGTGGACGATGCCGATCGAGTGGCACTTCTCGAGCAGATCGAGCACGACGTCGAAGACGGGCAGCACCTGGGCGACCGGGAGGGTGCCGCCGGCGCTGCTCGCGAGCCGCTGGAGCGTGGTGCCGGAGAGCAGCTCCATGACGAGGAACGGCTCCCCGCGGTCGCTGAGGTCGTCCTCGACCACGGCGACGCGCGCCGGGTGATCGACCCGGTTCGCGATCTTGCCCTCGCGCAGGAAGCGGTCCCGCAGCTCGGCGTTGCGCGCGAACTCGATGTGGAGGACCTTGACCGCCGCCCGCGTCCCCCTGCGGTGGGTCGCCGCGAACACCGCGCCCATGCCGCCGACGCCGAGCAGATCGTCCAGCCGCCACTTGGCGTTCAGGGCTGTCCCGATCCGCGCAGCGGCGGTGTCCACGAGGTTGGGCTCCTCGGCGTGCAGGTCGAGCGGGGCCATAGACCGGGCAGCGATCAGGGGCCGCGCAGTGCGCGGCAGAGGGCGAGCAAGCCTGGCCGAGCATACATGGTTCCCGCTCAAGCGCGAACCATGACAAGAACGTCCGCCCCCACGGAATAAAGGTGGGAGAGGCATCCTGTGGGGCTGCTGCCATGCGCCTTGCCGCTCGCAGTTCGCGTTGGTTCACGCCGGTTCACGTCGGTTCACGTCGATTCACGCCGGTTCACGTTTACGCGTGCAGCCGATAGACGAGCACGGCCCAGCGCGGAGAGCGCCGACACTCCCGGACAATCACCGACGATTCCCCGCTTCAGCGCACGTCCAGCCGCGGCGCTGCGCCGGCGTCCTGCTCGGGGGCGCCTGGCCACTCGGGGCACGTGGCGCGGTAGTCGATGCCGGGCATGAGCTGCGCCCATTCCTCGCGCGTGAAGTTGCGCCCGGCGTAGGCGCACGCGCGCGCCATCAGGGGCTCGGCCGCGATCGAGAAGACGCGCGCCGCGCCGTCGTTCGCGGCGGTCACGACCCGGGTGGCATCCGGGCTCAACACGGCGTCCGTCAGCGTGACGCCCTCGGCGCGGAGGGTGATCGCCTCGCCCTGCCCGTCGACGGGGAGCACCCGCGCGATGCCGTCGCTCGACACCGCGACGAGGCGCGCGCTGTCGCTGCTGAACGCGACGGTCCGGACCGCCGCGCCGAGGCCGCTCAGGAGGAGGGGCTGGCCCTGGCCGTCGACGCGGAGCAGCCGCACGCAGCCGTCGAGCGCGGCGATCGCGACGTGGTTCCCGTCCGGGCTCACCGCGATCGCGGCGATCGCGCGATCCTCGTACCCCGACGGGAGGACGCGAGGGACGCCGCGGCCGTCCGCGGGCCACACCTTCACGTTGGGCCCCGACGTCGCCACGATGTGCTGGCCATCGGGGCTGAACGCCGCCCTGAGCAGCCCCGCGCGCTCGTCGCGCAGCACGACGGGCTCGCCCGGGACGCCGTCCTCGAACACGCGCAGGATGCCGTTCCACGAGGTCGTGACGATCCGGGTGCCCTCGGGGCTGAAGGCGACGCCCACCACCCGGTCGTCGTGGACGCCGAGCACGATCGGCTGGCCCCGCCCATCGGCGCGCCAGATCCGCGCCGTCTTGTCGGCCGAGCCGGTGACGACGCGGCTCCCGTCGGGGCTGAAGTCGACGCTGAGCAGGTGGTCCTCGTGCCCGCGGAGGACGACGGGCTCGCCCGAGCCGTCGGCCCGGAAGACGCGCGCGGTCTTGTCGGTCCCGGCGGTGGCGATCCTGCTGCCGTCGTGGCTGACGGCGATGCCGGTCAGCGGCCCCGCATGGCCGCGCAGGAGCAGCGGCTCGCCCGGCCCGTCGAGCCGCCACACCCGCGCGGTGCCGTCCTCCGACGCGGTGACGACGCTCGCGCCGTCGCGGCTGAAGGCGGCGCTGTTCACGACCCCCTCGTGGCCCTCGAGGACCATCGGCGCGCCCTTGCCGTCCGCGCGGAAGACGCGCGCGGTCCCGTCCGCGGAGGCCGTGACGACCGCGGCGCCATCGGCGCTGAACGCGACGCTGCGCACCGCGCCCTCGTGCCCGCGGAGGACGACGGGCTCACGCCGGTCCGCGCCGAGGATGCGCGCCGTCCCGTCGCCCGTCGCGAGGACGACGCGGTCGTCCACCGGGCTCGTGTCCGCGCCCTCGACGCCCGGCCCGAGCCCCTTCAGCGCCGCGGGGGCGCCGTGCCCGTCGGCGCGGACGACGTAGACCGTCCCGCTGATCGCCGTGGCGAGGATCCGGGCGCCGTCGTGGCTGAACACCGCGCGCCGGATGAGCCGCTCGCCCAGGGGCACGACGAGCGGCGGCTCGCCCTCCATGTCGGGGCGCCACACGTAGATCGCGCCGCCCGTCGTCCCCGCGACGACGCGGCTGCCATCCGGGCTGAACGCCACGCTGGTCGGCGCGACGTCCCTCGTGCTGAGCGCGCGGTCCTCGCGGCCGTCGGGGCGCCACAGGCGCACCGCGCCGTCGGTCGACGCGGTCGCCAGGAGGCTCCCGTCGTGGTTGAACGCGACGGCGACGACGCCGCCGGGGGTGCGGGCGCGCAGCACGAGCGGCTCGTCGTGCCCGCCGAGGCGGAAGATCCGCGCGGCCCCGTCGGCCGAGGCGGTGGCGACGAGGCGGCCGTCGGGGCTGAAGGCCGCGTGCTGGACCGCGCCGCCGCCCCCGACGAGCACCTCCTGGTCGACGGCGGGGCCCCAGACCGCGTCGCCGAGCGCCTGCACCACGGCGGGGCCCGCGGGGCGGCCGCTCGCCCTGGCGGCGAGGGCCGCCTCCACGGCGAGCAGGCGCGCGCGGGGCAGCAGGCCCTCGGCGCGCTCCTTCGCCGACTGGGCCGCGAGCCGCCGGGCGTCGTTCTCGCGCGACTCCTGCTGCGCGCGGAGCAGCGCCCGCTCCTCCTTCCCCATCTGCCAGACGAGCACGAGGATCAGGCCGCCGAGCAGCGTGACGGCGACGGCGAGCACGGTGATGAGACGCCGCGTCGATCGCCTCTGGCCCTCCGCCCGCGCGCAGGCGGAGAGGAACGCCGTCTCCTCCGCCGAGAGGTCCCCCCGGCCGTCGCACCACGACGTGAGCTCCGCGAGCGCCACGCCGCCGACGAGGTAGTCGTCCCTCCGCCCGTGCGACAGCCAGCGCGCGAGAGGCTCCCTCGTGGCCCGGTCCGCCTCGCGCGACAGGACCCACGCCCGGTCGAAGACGCGGCGGAAGACGCGGTTGCGCACGTCGAGGTACGGCGCGCCCGAGGCCGCCGTCCGCTCCACGGAGAGCCCCGAGAGCAGCAGCGTCCGCTGGATCGGGTCCCCGGCGTCGACGCCCACCCGGTGGCCATCGAGCAGCTGCTTGTACAGCCGGAGGAGCGCCGGCGCCCGCCCGCAGCGGGGCCCCTGCGCCTCCAGGCATCGCTCCGCGTGGCGCAGGTTCGGGTCCTCGGTCCGGCCCTGGTCCAGGAACCGCCGCGCCACGGCCTCGTCGACGTCGAGATCGCGCCGCTCTCCGGCGAGATCGGCGCAGAGCCGCTGCGTCATGTAAGGGTGCCCCGAGGTCCACGCGAAGACCGCGTCGAGCAGCGCGTCGGGGTCGGCCGCGAGCCCCTCCAGGCCGGCGCGGAAGCCGCGCACCTCGGCGCGGGTGAAGTCGTCGAGCCGGATCGGGCGGCCGATGTTGAACGGCGCGCGCGCCGGATCCGCGGCGAGCTCCGAGGGCGCCGCCGCCCCGAGCAGGCAGAAGGTCAGCCGGGCGTTGGCGGGGCGCTCCGCGCGCCGGTTCACGAAGGCCCGGAGGATGGCGAAGAAATCGTCCCGCGAGAACGGCAGGTTCAGCGTGGCGTCGACCTCGTCGATGAACAGGACGATCGCGGAGGAGATCTCCACGAGCACGACGTCCTCGAGCCAGCGCAACCAGCAGTGCACCGGCCCGAGGTGCCAGTGCGCGTCCCAGAACTCGTCCGGCGGCTCCAGCCCGAGCTGCTCGGCGATCTCCGAGGCGAGCCCGAGGTACCAGCTCACCGGCGAGGTGGTGTCGGTGCCGAGCGCCCCGAGATCGACGCTCGCACACTCCACCTGCTCGGCGCGGAGCCGCATCGAGACCTGGAGTCGCAGGCTGGACTTCCCGATGTGTCGGGGCGACAGCACATAGCAGAGCTCTCCGCGCAGGAGCGCCTCGAAGAGCTCTCTGTCCGCGGGGCGCTCGATATAGATCACGCCCTCGCCCACGGTCCCGCCCGCCTGGAACCGGCGCCTGTGATCTCGGGCACTGGCCTTCGCCTGATCGAGGTCGGGAGGCGCCGAGAAGGTCACGAATCTGACGGTGCCATGCGACGCCAGGACCGTCAACGGAACGACAGCCCGTGTCGCTGGCGTCCGCGGTGAAACAACAGGGCTCGCGACGGCGCGGTGAATGTCACGCGAATGTCGCCTCGACCGGATGGGCTGGCGCTCACGCGATCGGGACTCGTCCGCGGAGGCGCCGGCGACGCGCGGCCCGGGCTCTGCTGTGCGCCTGCGCGCCTGCGCGCCTGCGCGCCTGCGTTGCGCGCGGCGCGATTGCGTGTGCGCCGATCGTGTCGCGCCGCGAAAGCCCGCTTTTACGTCCAGAAATCGTGGACCGGTCCACTGCTGCCGGTGTAGCGTCCGCGCCGTGCGAGGTGCGTTGAGGGTGGGGCAGAATCGCGTCGTGGCCGCGCTGGCCGCCGTGCCGCTGCTCGTCTGTGCATTGCGCTCTGCGGCTCGGAGGGCTCCTGCGGATACTACGGCTTTGCCTGACACTCCAGAAGTGCCTGCCGGAGCGCGCGGGCGGCCTGACCCGGACGCGCTCGCGCCGGCCGCGCCGCTGCCCATCGGGCTCATCAGGCGAGATGGGCTCTCGTCCGGCGCGTGTGTCGGCTCGCGTGGATGTGTGATGGCGCGACACGCCGAGCTAAGGTGATCACGATGGACCGGCGGCGATCGAGACTCTCCCTCTGGCGGACCGCGCGGGCGGCCGGGGCCGCCTCGCTCGCGCTTTTCGCGGGGGCGTGCGCCGAGCTCGACCAGGAGCCCGCGCGGTCGGTCTCGCTCTCGCTCGGGACGCACGCGAGCGACTGGCGGGAGGAGATCATCTATCAGGTGCTGATAGACCGCTTCGCCGACGGCGACGCGGGGAACAACACCCGGGTGTCCTCGGGGCCGGGCAGGTGGCACGGCGGCGACTGGAAGGGGCTCGAGGAGCGTCTGCCCTACCTCGAGGAGCTCGGTGTCACCGCGCTCTGGATCTCGCCGATCGTCAAGAACGTCGACACCGACGCGGGTGTCGACGGATATCACGGTTACTGGACGCAGGATTTCACGGAGCTGAACCCCCATTTCGGCGACCTCGCGTCGCTGCGCCGGCTCGTCGCGTCGGCCCACGACCGCGGCATGAAGGTCATCCTCGACATCGTGACGAACCACGTCGGCCAGCTGTTCTATTACGACATCAACGAGAACGGGCAGCCCGACGCGGACGCCCACGGCAGCGGCGGGGACGGGCGCCTCCAGCTCGAGGCGGTGAACGAGTACGATCCGGAGTTCGACCCTCGCGGCGTCCAGGCGCGGACGCCGCTCGGCAAGTCCGGTCGGGCGCCGATCGTCTTCCGCCGCGAACCCGCGACCAACCACCTCCCGCCGCGGCCCGAGGTCTTCCAGAACCCCGAGGTGTACAACCGCAAGGGGCGCATCCTCGATTTCGAGGATCTCGACCAGCTCGTGCACGGCGATCTCCCGGGCGGCCTCAAGGACATCGACACCTCCCGCTGCGACGTGAAGCGGGCGATGGTCGACGTCTTCGTGCGCTGGGTCGAGCTCACCGACGTCGACGGGTTCCGCATCGACACGCTGAAGCACGTCGAGCACGAGTTCTGGCGCTATTTCACGCAGAACGTCCGGCTGCAGCTGGCCGCGATGGGCAAGACCCGTTTCTTCATGTTCGGCGAGGCCTTCGACGGCGAGGACGACCTCGTCGGCAGCTTCACGAGGCACGAGGTCCCGGCTCACCCGCACGACCAAGCGCTCGGCGGCGATCTCGCGCGCGAGAACGGCGGCGAGGCGGAGGGGGGCTGTCCGGGCACCGCGCCGATCACGGGGGACTCGGTCGACTCCGTCCTGTATTTCCCCCAGCACTATCAGGTCTTTCGAGATGTTTTCCGGGACGCCCGGGCCACGCGGCGGATCGAGGAGCTCTGGGACGCGCGGGCGCTCAACTACGGCGCTGAGCCGAACGCGAACGGCATCGGTGTTCCGCCGCTGAAGGCGCTGGTCAATTTCATCGACAACCACGACGTCCCGCGCTTCCTCCATGTCGGCCCGGGCGCCTCGCCCTTCAAGGCCGATCCCGAGGCGGCGCTCAAGAACGCGCTCCTGTTCCTCTTCACCGAGGACGGCATCCCTTGCCTGTACTACGGCACGGAGCAGGGCTTCAGCGGCGGCGACGACCCGGCGAACCGCGAAGATCTCTGGGAGAGCGGCTATGACACGCAGCGCCCGCTCTTCCGGTGGGTCCAGCGGCTCACGGCGCTGCGCAGGGGCTACCAGGCGCTCACCCTCGGCGAGCAGCGGGTGCGCTGGTCGACGGAGCGGACGGGCGAACAGGACGAGGACGCGGGGATCTTCGCGTTCGACCGGGGGGAGCCGGACGGCGACTACGCGCTCGTGGTGCTCAAC comes from the Sorangium aterium genome and includes:
- a CDS encoding alpha-amylase family glycosyl hydrolase, with product MDRRRSRLSLWRTARAAGAASLALFAGACAELDQEPARSVSLSLGTHASDWREEIIYQVLIDRFADGDAGNNTRVSSGPGRWHGGDWKGLEERLPYLEELGVTALWISPIVKNVDTDAGVDGYHGYWTQDFTELNPHFGDLASLRRLVASAHDRGMKVILDIVTNHVGQLFYYDINENGQPDADAHGSGGDGRLQLEAVNEYDPEFDPRGVQARTPLGKSGRAPIVFRREPATNHLPPRPEVFQNPEVYNRKGRILDFEDLDQLVHGDLPGGLKDIDTSRCDVKRAMVDVFVRWVELTDVDGFRIDTLKHVEHEFWRYFTQNVRLQLAAMGKTRFFMFGEAFDGEDDLVGSFTRHEVPAHPHDQALGGDLARENGGEAEGGCPGTAPITGDSVDSVLYFPQHYQVFRDVFRDARATRRIEELWDARALNYGAEPNANGIGVPPLKALVNFIDNHDVPRFLHVGPGASPFKADPEAALKNALLFLFTEDGIPCLYYGTEQGFSGGDDPANREDLWESGYDTQRPLFRWVQRLTALRRGYQALTLGEQRVRWSTERTGEQDEDAGIFAFDRGEPDGDYALVVLNTHPRKQSATSFEGAAMTTGLTRGTVLVDVLSPEKKRYRVGANGAVTVTLPPVSGALLIPEDQVIHGL
- a CDS encoding serine/threonine-protein kinase, yielding MAPLDLHAEEPNLVDTAAARIGTALNAKWRLDDLLGVGGMGAVFAATHRRGTRAAVKVLHIEFARNAELRDRFLREGKIANRVDHPARVAVVEDDLSDRGEPFLVMELLSGTTLQRLASSAGGTLPVAQVLPVFDVVLDLLEKCHSIGIVHRDIKPANIFVTSAGHVKVLDFGIARMRDPERQATRAGLTFGTPAFMSPEQAMGVSGIDGRSDLWSVGASLFTLLSGKRLNRGRSESESYFLAATQTAPSIATEVPDLPVEIVAFVDKALAFERGGRFQSAAAMRGELRRLTAAHAAGQLTPSREKKAPRVLVRGNDTIDEDQDPPSIALVEQTCQRLVGVWKQLALVLSNIRQYGWNHPHVNKGIHFAFDEITRTLSQNPLGVRWEVTPSAFTSGGQPIWQPDRPPFDRIPYQLFADGIRKIQIKAGITEAELRDFAAILLRDQSFGMGEDDDAVTALWDRRFEHIAYMAIDQFAEGDEDLEDFEEQCREVAVGARALAQIESLWDESSLAGRALQRNVEAALAETGAAASALAIDPLTRSTLGAQISLPSEQWNERYMDAFVDGYVDAVRHGDEVRMTGALTAWTADQIVLHSYELAFEVQTMLRRAFFARLDGMQRGTTGAAGAASRASAALPQLSPRAVDRALAQAMFPVEALRAILNDLATAHPEEPAAAGAAAAGASAPGAAGHGAAATGAASAGAALGGAASAGVAAQAGAGRSAAQAGASRNTMLAGAGRSAAQADAGRSAAQAGASRNTMLAGASRNAAQTGASRSVAPLDPAIVEGLAHALDALEDGSLFSAACQCHGAVQSERLREVLFAYMRRWAPGREAELGDLLSRAPVPLALTLLQLLAQLKTPGALAALEAGFVSPHVEVRISALAELPDAAASESGSASSAAERVRDELQKLLDDPAPPVRCEALRLIGKLGVLAAGPTLVRRIVAPSFHDLSGAERRQWLETVAQLNPARAEKLAIELLEKRQLIPSEAIEQTRELAAHFLCQARSYEALRAVKEATKPRWWNTPPVRDAAARAAVAIAARLVAPTRPSERPPVPAPPDASAPPSRAKRSYSPVSVRRVSPGGPLSLPDQLEPWSTPRPGTMAPNGGDAGRPAYRAPLVSPVPASTSAASAPPTSVPFSRRGPPPPSSAASSTPTAAPPPMPASMPRPAMPPRSPAPPSSASATPYSVRQGPASLSLGAPSRTAVEPAPSSAVPSTKPAPSPSPRGGRKP
- a CDS encoding AAA-like domain-containing protein, giving the protein MTFSAPPDLDQAKASARDHRRRFQAGGTVGEGVIYIERPADRELFEALLRGELCYVLSPRHIGKSSLRLQVSMRLRAEQVECASVDLGALGTDTTSPVSWYLGLASEIAEQLGLEPPDEFWDAHWHLGPVHCWLRWLEDVVLVEISSAIVLFIDEVDATLNLPFSRDDFFAILRAFVNRRAERPANARLTFCLLGAAAPSELAADPARAPFNIGRPIRLDDFTRAEVRGFRAGLEGLAADPDALLDAVFAWTSGHPYMTQRLCADLAGERRDLDVDEAVARRFLDQGRTEDPNLRHAERCLEAQGPRCGRAPALLRLYKQLLDGHRVGVDAGDPIQRTLLLSGLSVERTAASGAPYLDVRNRVFRRVFDRAWVLSREADRATREPLARWLSHGRRDDYLVGGVALAELTSWCDGRGDLSAEETAFLSACARAEGQRRSTRRLITVLAVAVTLLGGLILVLVWQMGKEERALLRAQQESRENDARRLAAQSAKERAEGLLPRARLLAVEAALAARASGRPAGPAVVQALGDAVWGPAVDQEVLVGGGGAVQHAAFSPDGRLVATASADGAARIFRLGGHDEPLVLRARTPGGVVAVAFNHDGSLLATASTDGAVRLWRPDGREDRALSTRDVAPTSVAFSPDGSRVVAGTTGGAIYVWRPDMEGEPPLVVPLGERLIRRAVFSHDGARILATAISGTVYVVRADGHGAPAALKGLGPGVEGADTSPVDDRVVLATGDGTARILGADRREPVVLRGHEGAVRSVAFSADGAAVVTASADGTARVFRADGKGAPMVLEGHEGVVNSAAFSRDGASVVTASEDGTARVWRLDGPGEPLLLRGHAGPLTGIAVSHDGSRIATAGTDKTARVFRADGSGEPVVLRGHEDHLLSVDFSPDGSRVVTGSADKTARIWRADGRGQPIVLGVHDDRVVGVAFSPEGTRIVTTSWNGILRVFEDGVPGEPVVLRDERAGLLRAAFSPDGQHIVATSGPNVKVWPADGRGVPRVLPSGYEDRAIAAIAVSPDGNHVAIAALDGCVRLLRVDGQGQPLLLSGLGAAVRTVAFSSDSARLVAVSSDGIARVLPVDGQGEAITLRAEGVTLTDAVLSPDATRVVTAANDGAARVFSIAAEPLMARACAYAGRNFTREEWAQLMPGIDYRATCPEWPGAPEQDAGAAPRLDVR